CGAGGATCAACGCGGGCACGTAGCCGGTGAGATAGGGCGCGAGGCCGCCTAAAGCCCTGGTCACGACCGTGGCAACGCCTTCGCGCTCGGAATCGAGTCGACGTGGATCACTGTTCGACGCGGCGGCGAGGACGTCGTTCTCGAGTTCTTCGACCACGCGCGAGGCCGCACGATGCGCGTAGCGCGATTGCAGCCAAGTCGAGGTAGTCCTGACCACGATGGCTCCGGCAAGAACCGCCAACTGCCCGGACCAGTGCGAGATCGATCGTGCTGCGGGATCGGTGATGACACCCGCGAGCACTGTGCCTGTCATGACCGCGGAGACGATGATCGCCGCGGTATCGACAAGCGACAGAAGCACTGTCGACAGCAGATACCGCCGCGCCGATCGCGAGTATCGCCACAACCGAGGGTCGATAGGCCCCCGGCGCGGCGCGGCGGTGACTGTCATGACTTGCGACCGAGTGACAATCCGATCGAGTCGGGAATGTGTGCGGTGGAGATGCGCTGGCGGAATACCCAGTAAGTCCATGCCTGGTATCCGATGATGACCGGTGCCGTGAAGGCCGCTGCCCAGGTCATCACCTTGAGCGTGTACGGGCTCGACGACGCGTTCTCGATGGTCAAGCTGAACGCAGGGTCGGTCGTGGACGGCATCACGTCGGGGAACAGTGATCCGAACAGCAGAACGACGACGGCGATGACGGCGATCGTGGTGAACACGAATGCCCAGCCCTCGCGCACCTTGGCGGTGAGAGCGACAACGGCGATCAGCGCGAGAGCGGCGATCCCGACCATGATCCACGTCCACCCCGTCCCGTATGCGAGTTGAGTCCACAATGCGAAGGCGCCGCCGACCACAACAGCCGGAACAGATAGCCGTACCGCCATTTTGACCGCGTCCTCGTGCACATCCCCTGCAGTCTTGAGCGCAATGAACACGGCTCCGTGCAGCGCGAACACCAGAGCCATCGTGGCGCCGCCGAGCAAGGCATACGGGGAGAGCAGGTCGAGGAACCCGGCGGTCACCTTCTTGTTCTCGTCGATTGCGACTCCGCGCACGATGTTGGCGAACGCGACGCCCCACAGCACGGCCGGTATCCACGAGCCGATTCCGATGCCGAGATCACAGCGTCGTCGCCACACCGGGTCGTCGATCTTGCCGCGGTACTCGATAGCGCAGATACGCAGGATGAGCGCGACGAGGATCAGCAGCAACGGTATATAGAACCCGGAGAACAGGGTTGCGTACCACTCCGGGAATGCCGCGAACAGTGCACCTCCGGCGGTGATGAGCCACACCTCGTTTCCGTCCCACACCGGTCCGATGGTGTTGAGAACTGCGCGACGCCGGCGTTCTCCGACTTTCGGATCCGATGCCCGTCCGAAGACCGGGATCAGCATGCCGACGCCGAAGTCGAAACCTTCGAGGACGAAGTAGCCGGTGAACAACACTGCGATCGCTACGAACCAGAATTCTTGAAGTCCCATGATCGTTCCCCTCAGTACGCGAACGAGAGTTGTTGCGGAGCGTCGTCATCCGTCGGATCGTCTTGATCGCTACCCGGTGGGTGCTGATCGTGTTCCAGCGGGCCTTCGACGACATATTTGTGGAGGAGGAAGTACCACACGACGCCAAGAGCTGCGTAGACCACCGTGAACGTCACCAGCGAGGCAACGACGAGGGAGGCCGGATGATCGGACACTCCCTGATCGACAGTGAGTCTTATTCGATCGACGCCGGTCGGGTTGGGCGCGACAACCCACGGCTGACGTCCCATTTCGGTGAAGATCCAGCCGGCACTGTTGGCCAGGAACGGCGTCGGGATCGCGGCGAGGCTCAGCCAGGAGAACCAGCGCTGGTTCGGGACGCGTCCACCTCGGGTCACCCAGAGTCCGGCGATCGCGAGCAGTGCCGAGCCCGCGGCCAGACCGATCATCGCGCGGAAAGACCAGTAGGTGACGAACAGGTTGGGTCGGTAATTGCCCGGCCCGAACTGCTGTTCGTACTGAAGTTGTAGGTCTTCGACGCCCTGCAGGGTGACTCCGGAGAACTGCCCCTCGGCAAGGTAGGGCAGCACGAACGGCACTTCGAGAACGTGAGTGACGCCGTCGCAGTTGTTGTGGGTGCCGACGGTCAGGATCGAGAAGTTCGGATCGGTTTCGGTGTGGCAGAGCGATTCCGCCGAGGCCATCTTCATGGGTTGCTGCTCGAACATGAGCTTGCCCTGGACGTCACCGGTGTAGATCAGCGCGATGCCGGACAGGATCATGACCACGAAGGACATGCGAGCGGCCGGACGGAACATGCTCCGCGAGTTGGTGTCGCCACCCTTGCGTGCCTCACGCACCATCCACCAGCCCGAGATCCCGGCGACGAACGTTCCGGCCGTCAGGAATGCACCGGCAACGGCGTGCGGGAATGCGGCGAGGGCGGTGTTGTTGGTGAGCAGTTCCCAGATACTCGTCAGTTCCGCGCGACCGGTCTCTTCGTTGTAGATCGCACCGACTGGATGCTGCATGAACGAGTTGGCGGCGATGATGAAGAAGGCGGAGGCATTGACACCGATAGCGACGAGCCAGATCGTGGCCAGGTGAACGAGTTTGGGCAGCCGGCCCCATCCGAAGATCCACAGTCCGAGGAAGGTCGACTCGAGGAAGAACGCGACGAGCCCTTCCAGCGCGAGCGGTGCGCCGAAGACGTCACCGACGAAGCGGGAGTACTCGCTCCAGTTCATGCCGAACTGAAACTCCTGGACGATGCCGGTTGCGACACCGAGCGCGAAGTTTATGAGGAAGAGTTTTCCGAAGAACTTGGTCAGTCGATACCAGGAGTCCTTCTTGGTGATCACCCACATCGTCTGCATCGCCGCGATGATCGGGGCAAGACCGATCGTCAGCGGAACGAGAATGAAGTGGTAGACGGTGGTGATACCGAATTGCCACCTCGAAATGTCCAAGGTATCCATGACGACTCCGACTCTCCCGCCCCCCGGGCAGGTAACTGAAGTTACCGCTCACGCGGGCTTGTTACAGCGACTCCCAGATTACTACTACGCGAAGTAGTAGCTCAAGCGTCGACAGTGTCGCCCTCCCCACGTTCGATCGCGAAATCGACCATCGAACGGATGTCGTCGGCGTTGTCAGGGGTGCCAAGCGTGACCCCGTTCAGGGTGACGACACGCGCCGCGAGTGTGATACTCGAGACCAACCAAACGCCCTCTGCAGCAATCAGATCCGCAGGAAAGATGTTCGACTTCTCGCAGGTGTATCCCTTAGCGGTCGCGACGTCGAACAAGGCGTCGACAGTGGTACCCGCCAAGATCCCGTGCTCGACCGGCGGTGTGATCAGTGTCTTACCGCGAGAGATGACCACCGTGGACCGCGGACCCTCGAGAACCTGCCCCTCATTGCTGGTATAGATCACCTCGTCGGCACCCTGCTGGGCGGCATACCGCAAAGCGGCCATGTTGGTCGCATACGACAGCGTCTTGGCACCCATCAACTGCCACGGCGCTGCCGCAGCAAAATCCACCGAGTACCCGCGGCCGAGCGTGATAGCCGACACCCCTTCCGCACGGGCCTTGGCAACCCGTTCGTGCAGTGGACCCACGGTCGCGTAACCCGTCGGGCCACCACCACTCTCCCTGCCGCGACTCAACACCACCCGCAGCGCACCCTCGCTCCGCGTCTTGCGCTCCCACTCGTCCACCGCGAGCCCGATGACCAGCCTCCAGTCATCCAAGTCGGGCTCAGGCAGATCTAGAGCCCTCGCCGAGGAAGCCAGGCGCGTCAGGTGCCTCTCCACCCCACACGCCGCGCCGTCCCGAATCAGAAGCGTCTCGAAAACTCCGTCACCCCGAACTGCGGCAAGGTCGTCGGCACACAAAAGCGGTTGATCTGCGTCGTGAACTTGCCCATCGAGGGTCACTACTACACGGTCGGACATGGCGCCCACCCTAGTTGGGTCGCTCCGCAGGCTGCGCTCCTGCCTTATCGGGTCGCTCCGCAGGCTGCGCTCCTGCCTGATCGGGTCGCTCCGCAGGCTGCGCTCCTGCCTGATCGGGTCGCTCCGCAGGCTGCGCTCCTGCCTGATGCTCCTACTATGGGAGACGTGTCCGATACCGCCCCGATCGACCCGAGCCCACTTCTCACCCTCCCCGGCGCTGTGCCTTCGCCCGAAGACTCTGCAGACCATGCCGTGGCCTGGCACTACGGGAACCCCTTCGGTGAGCAACGAGATGCGACATCTGCTGCGGCAGTCATCGACCGCTCCAACCGCTTCGTCATAGCGATCAGCGGAGACGAGCGCCTGACCTGGCTCGATACGATTTCCAGCCAACAGGTCCAGAACCTGCCCGACGGCATGTCGGCAGAGAACCTGAGTCTGGACATCAACGGACGCGTCGAACATCACTTCGTGCAGACCGATCTCGACGGCATCACGTGGATCGACACCGAGGCCGCGAACGGGCCCGATCTCCTCGCGTTCCTGAAGAAGATGGTGTTCTGGTCCAAAGCCGAGCCTCGGGAAGGCCACGAACTCGCGGTCTTGAGCGTGCTGGGCTCGGACGCGCAGCGAGTGCTCGGGGCTGCCGGTGCGCCGACCCCCGAGGACGTCTATGCCGCGCTCCCCCTCGAAGGTGGCGGGTTCATCCGGCGGATGCCGTGGCCCGGCCAGAACGCATACGACCTGCTCGTCCCGCGCACGTCGCTTGCAGCGTGGTTCAAGAAGTTACGCGAGCAGGGCGCGACCCCCGCCGGCACCTGGACATACGAGGCGCTGCGGGTCGAGTCGATTCGCCCCCGTGTCGGTATCGACACGGACGAGAAGACCATCCCCCACGAGGTCCGTTGGATCGGCGGAGTTGCCGAACTCGGCGCCGTGCATCTGAGCAAGGGTTGCTACCGCGGGCAGGAGACCGTCGCGCGCGTGCACAACCTGGGTCGACCACCCCGCCATCTGGTTCTTCTTCATCTCGACGGTTCTGCCGACGGCAGGCCCGAAACGGGGGATCCGGTGACGGCCGGAGGGCGGACCGTCGGCCGGCTCGGCACCGTCGTCGATCACTTCGAACTCGGTCCCATCGCGTTGGCTCTGATCAAGAGAACCATTCCTGCCGGCACCGAGTTGGTAGTCGGTCCGTGTGCTGCGTCGATCGACCCGGATTCGATTCCGAACTACGACGACGTTCAGGCGGGCCGTGCAGCAATCGATCGGCTCCGCGGGAGATAATCGCAAGACAGGCGAGCTTTGCGTCGCGATGCGTCTTCGTGACTCTTTACCGAAGCTACGGGCATTGCCGCAGGCCAGCGGCCCTGACCGGCACCTCTTGACCGGCCATACATATAAGAAGGAATAACGCTACCCGGAGGCGTATGAGCATCTGGGCCGTTCTCGCGCTAGAGTGTGGTCCAGGAAGAAATACCAAAACCAACGGGGCGCCCAAATTTCCCCAGGCCGCCCCGCAAGTCCGCGAGGGGGCAACGCCATGGGCCGAGGCAGGGCTAAGGCAAAGCAGACAAAGGTCGCTCGTGAGCTCAAGTACAGCTCTCCAACAACGGACTTGGAGAGTTTACAAAGAGAACTCTCCGGCGGTTCGTCCAAGTCCCACCGTGGCGGCATTACCTCGGGCGGCATATCCTCCTCGGACGCGGAAAGCTACACCCGCGTCGAAGAGGATGAATACGAGGACTGGCGACGCTGACCTGCGATTTATACAACTGAGGGGGAGCCGCACCGCGGCTCCCCCTCAGTTGTATAAATTCCCTGCAGTTGTCATAGGTCGCTTGGCGCTCAGAAGCGTGGGTGATTTCCCAGCAGTACGGCGCGATCGGTTGCGACGGTAATGTCCGTCGACTTCTTGACCGTTCCCAGAGTCCAGCATTCGATGTGTCGTGCAGTCAGGACAGCGAGTGCACGGTCAACGTCTTCGGGCGCCACGATGGCGACCATGCCGACCCCCATATTGAACGTCTGCTCCATCTCGCTGCGTTCGACGCGTCCACGCTGAGCGATCAGTGAGAACACCGGTGCCGGACTCCACGTTCCACGGTCCAGTTCGGCCACGAGCCCTGCGGGCATGACGCGTCCCAGGTTGTTCGCCAACCCGCCACCCGTGACGTGACAGAACGTCCGCACCTCGGTCTCGGCAGCCAACGCCAGGCAGTCTTTGGCATAGATCTTGGTGGGCTCGAGCAGCTCCTCACCGAGAGTGCGGCCGAACTCTTCGACGTGACCGCCGAGATCCATGTGGTTGATCTCGAGCAGAACCTTGCGTGCAAGGGAGTACCCGTTGGAGTGCAGACCCGAGGATCCCATTCCGATCACGACGTCGCCGGGGCGCACGCGATCGGGGCCCAGAAC
This region of Rhodococcus sp. PAMC28707 genomic DNA includes:
- the cydB gene encoding cytochrome d ubiquinol oxidase subunit II translates to MGLQEFWFVAIAVLFTGYFVLEGFDFGVGMLIPVFGRASDPKVGERRRRAVLNTIGPVWDGNEVWLITAGGALFAAFPEWYATLFSGFYIPLLLILVALILRICAIEYRGKIDDPVWRRRCDLGIGIGSWIPAVLWGVAFANIVRGVAIDENKKVTAGFLDLLSPYALLGGATMALVFALHGAVFIALKTAGDVHEDAVKMAVRLSVPAVVVGGAFALWTQLAYGTGWTWIMVGIAALALIAVVALTAKVREGWAFVFTTIAVIAVVVLLFGSLFPDVMPSTTDPAFSLTIENASSSPYTLKVMTWAAAFTAPVIIGYQAWTYWVFRQRISTAHIPDSIGLSLGRKS
- a CDS encoding cytochrome ubiquinol oxidase subunit I, encoding MDTLDISRWQFGITTVYHFILVPLTIGLAPIIAAMQTMWVITKKDSWYRLTKFFGKLFLINFALGVATGIVQEFQFGMNWSEYSRFVGDVFGAPLALEGLVAFFLESTFLGLWIFGWGRLPKLVHLATIWLVAIGVNASAFFIIAANSFMQHPVGAIYNEETGRAELTSIWELLTNNTALAAFPHAVAGAFLTAGTFVAGISGWWMVREARKGGDTNSRSMFRPAARMSFVVMILSGIALIYTGDVQGKLMFEQQPMKMASAESLCHTETDPNFSILTVGTHNNCDGVTHVLEVPFVLPYLAEGQFSGVTLQGVEDLQLQYEQQFGPGNYRPNLFVTYWSFRAMIGLAAGSALLAIAGLWVTRGGRVPNQRWFSWLSLAAIPTPFLANSAGWIFTEMGRQPWVVAPNPTGVDRIRLTVDQGVSDHPASLVVASLVTFTVVYAALGVVWYFLLHKYVVEGPLEHDQHPPGSDQDDPTDDDAPQQLSFAY
- a CDS encoding aminodeoxychorismate lyase codes for the protein MSDRVVVTLDGQVHDADQPLLCADDLAAVRGDGVFETLLIRDGAACGVERHLTRLASSARALDLPEPDLDDWRLVIGLAVDEWERKTRSEGALRVVLSRGRESGGGPTGYATVGPLHERVAKARAEGVSAITLGRGYSVDFAAAAPWQLMGAKTLSYATNMAALRYAAQQGADEVIYTSNEGQVLEGPRSTVVISRGKTLITPPVEHGILAGTTVDALFDVATAKGYTCEKSNIFPADLIAAEGVWLVSSITLAARVVTLNGVTLGTPDNADDIRSMVDFAIERGEGDTVDA
- a CDS encoding folate-binding protein YgfZ, which encodes MSDTAPIDPSPLLTLPGAVPSPEDSADHAVAWHYGNPFGEQRDATSAAAVIDRSNRFVIAISGDERLTWLDTISSQQVQNLPDGMSAENLSLDINGRVEHHFVQTDLDGITWIDTEAANGPDLLAFLKKMVFWSKAEPREGHELAVLSVLGSDAQRVLGAAGAPTPEDVYAALPLEGGGFIRRMPWPGQNAYDLLVPRTSLAAWFKKLREQGATPAGTWTYEALRVESIRPRVGIDTDEKTIPHEVRWIGGVAELGAVHLSKGCYRGQETVARVHNLGRPPRHLVLLHLDGSADGRPETGDPVTAGGRTVGRLGTVVDHFELGPIALALIKRTIPAGTELVVGPCAASIDPDSIPNYDDVQAGRAAIDRLRGR
- a CDS encoding DUF3073 domain-containing protein, whose translation is MGRGRAKAKQTKVARELKYSSPTTDLESLQRELSGGSSKSHRGGITSGGISSSDAESYTRVEEDEYEDWRR
- the purM gene encoding phosphoribosylformylglycinamidine cyclo-ligase, encoding MTEETRPPSATSSGGASYASAGVDIAAGDRAVELFAPLAKKASRPEVMGGLGGFAGLFALKSDYREPILAASTDGVGTKVAVAQAMGKHDTLGLDLVAMVVDDLVVCGAEPLFLQDYIAVGRVVPEMVAELVKGIADGCVIAGCALLGGETAEHPGLMADGDYDLSATGVGVVEADSVLGPDRVRPGDVVIGMGSSGLHSNGYSLARKVLLEINHMDLGGHVEEFGRTLGEELLEPTKIYAKDCLALAAETEVRTFCHVTGGGLANNLGRVMPAGLVAELDRGTWSPAPVFSLIAQRGRVERSEMEQTFNMGVGMVAIVAPEDVDRALAVLTARHIECWTLGTVKKSTDITVATDRAVLLGNHPRF